In a genomic window of Drosophila takahashii strain IR98-3 E-12201 chromosome 3L, DtakHiC1v2, whole genome shotgun sequence:
- the LOC108059065 gene encoding androgen-induced gene 1 protein, with protein MERRNWTNGLRLLWHLTAAVHLGYAIYYDYRFAQLPQLAVTMRLEPPMGGKFKYMTFLGGLLQFGYYALALTYDLVRQRSLRRLRDYVLATYVVPLALTVGMTFWTLYGIDRESIYPELLDLVYPNWLNHTMHSFVVIYALVELGVTRHRYPERRRGFIGLGAFMAGYLMWIHYVWLSTGIWVYPFLGAIDWPLRILFFALILSLGFAYYLFGEHVNLVLWGRANRHRRWSGSD; from the coding sequence ATGGAGCGACGCAACTGGACGAATGGGTTGCGCCTGCTGTGGCACCTGACCGCCGCCGTTCACCTGGGCTACGCCATCTACTACGACTACCGGTTCGCGCAGCTGCCGCAATTGGCGGTGACAATGCGCCTGGAGCCACCGATGGGCGGCAAGTTCAAGTACATGACCTTCCTGGGCGGCCTGCTGCAGTTCGGCTACTACGCCCTGGCGCTGACCTATGACCTCGTGCGGCAGAGGTCGCTGCGAAGGCTGCGCGACTACGTACTGGCCACCTATGTGGTGCCGCTGGCCCTAACGGTCGGCATGACATTTTGGACCCTCTACGGCATCGACAGGGAGTCGATATACCCGGAACTGCTGGACCTGGTCTATCCCAACTGGCTCAACCACACCATGCACAGCTTTGTCGTGATCTACGCGTTGGTCGAACTGGGAGTCACACGGCATCGATATCCGGAACGCAGGCGGGGATTCATTGGACTTGGCGCCTTCATGGCAGGGTATCTTATGTGGATTCACTACGTCTGGCTGAGCACGGGCATCTGGGTCTATCCCTTCCTGGGCGCCATCGACTGGCCCCTGCGGATCCTCTTCTTCGCCCTGATCCTGTCACTCGGCTTTGCTTACTATCTCTTTGGTGAGCACGTGAATCTTGTCCTGTGGGGGCGAGCCAACCGACATCGCAGGTGGAGTGGCAGCGATTAA
- the LOC108059058 gene encoding uncharacterized protein — protein MPHFDPSGQTYRRRIFLRRNLDLGHHHAGDFSEEEEDPRQRGILRSTSCRRYRERLRSSRQSQLLQGLAILATVVVVIVLMLLLGVKMSSEQMDLPTPQEEGLWMGALRLMGLEQDDNLAGESYGQQNDGFCSPQALDLRRIFRHMGRVVLNQEQALARMERALGGSGLFRSVALLGPPGVGKTLAANALRHAFPWPENAHSYSWSTQVPDEANKFRLVRQFVDGLSDCGVNLLIIDNLATCDHGLVPIYNRLILDREGDPKRNQTVLVVYVFNLDSHQYWEQFELLQELPAETTIVNFRFFNRDDLQDCLASELKREQRSLSREKESLVLQEAMESIQASGCKSLRLLIMQNGAKS, from the exons ATGCCGCACTTTGACCCCAGTGGCCAAACGTACCGCCGGCGGATTTTCCTTCGTCGGAACCTCGATCTGGGTCACCACCATGCCGGTGACTtttcggaggaggaggaggatcccCGACAACGGGGCATCCTGCGGAGCACCAGCTGCCGGCGATATCGCGAGCGACTTCGCTCCAGCCGCCAGTCGCAGCTCCTGCAAGGACTTGCCATCCTGGCGACGGTGGTCGTAGTCATTGTCCTGATGCTCTTACTCGGCGTGAAGATGTCCAGCGAGCAGATGGATTTGCCCACACCTCAAGAGGAAGGCCTCTGGATGGGCGCCCTTAGACTGATGGGATTGGAGCAGGATGATAATCTGGCAGGAGAATCGTATGGGCAACAAAat GACGGGTTCTGCAGTCCGCAGGCTCTGGATTTGCGACGGATCTTTCGGCACATGGGCAGGGTGGTCCTTAACCAGGAGCAGGCGTTGGCCCGCATGGAAAGGGCGTTGGGCGGCTCGGGGCTTTTCCGATCGGTGGCTCTGCTGGGACCGCCGGGAGTGGGAAAAACGCTGGCGGCCAATGCCCTGCGACACGCATTTCCCTGGCCGGAAAATGCCCACTCGTACTCCTGGAGCACCCAAGTGCCCGATGAGGCGAACAAGTTCCGACTGGTGAGGCAGTTCGTCGACGGCCTGTCCGATTGCGGGGTGAATCTGCTGATCATCGACAACCTGGCGACCTGCGACCACGGACTGGTGCCCATCTACAATCGACTGATACTGGACCGCGAGGGCGATCCGAAGCGGAATCAAACGGTCCTGGTCGTCTACGTTTTCAATCTGGATTCGCATCAGTACTGGGAGCAGTTCGAGTTGCTCCAGGAACTTCCGGCGGAGACGACCATCGTGAACTTTCGCTTCTTCAATCGCGATGATCTGCAGGATTGCCTGGCCAGTGAGTTGAAGAGGGAGCAGCGGTCACTCAGCAGGGAAAAGGAGTCTCTGGTACTCCAGGAAGCCATGGAGAGCATCCAAGCCTCGGGATGCAAAAGCCTGCGCCTGCTGATAATGCAGAACGGAGCCAAATCATAA